The following proteins are co-located in the Brachybacterium sacelli genome:
- a CDS encoding glycosyltransferase, whose translation MPAAALRIAAISLHTSPLEEPGGADAGGMNVVVLEQSRALARLGHQVDLFTRRHHADAPAVVEIAEGLRLHHLDAGPAEPLAKSDMEQAITPFRDALHPHLADGSYDLVHSHHWFSGVAALPLARELHLPHLQSFHSVAAPENAEGLDAGEPAESSGRIPGEQFVAAGSDLVVAVSEAEARTVSERYGIPGERLSVVRPGVDVDRFRPCTDIGTRRHRPTLLFTARLQPLKAPDLALEVLAHLDPALGARLVLAGGVSQDFVDYLTELRDRAEQLGVADLVEFVGSLGRDELAEEMRCAGVLLLTSWSETFGLVALEAQASGTPVVAWRCAGGVQEAIDPGEGVVLTSRDPDVWAESVQSLLEDADRYDAAVRSAREFAATRTWEAAAESLAALYARRLEAHGSTDGATA comes from the coding sequence ATGCCTGCCGCCGCTCTGCGCATCGCCGCGATCTCCCTGCACACCTCACCTCTCGAGGAGCCCGGCGGCGCCGATGCCGGCGGCATGAACGTCGTCGTCCTGGAGCAGTCCCGGGCACTGGCCCGCCTGGGGCACCAGGTGGACCTGTTCACCCGTCGTCACCACGCCGACGCCCCCGCCGTCGTCGAGATCGCCGAGGGGCTGCGCCTGCACCATCTCGACGCGGGCCCGGCCGAGCCGCTCGCCAAGAGCGACATGGAGCAGGCGATCACCCCGTTCCGGGACGCCCTCCACCCCCACCTGGCCGACGGCTCCTACGACCTCGTCCACTCCCACCACTGGTTCAGCGGCGTCGCGGCGCTCCCCCTCGCCCGCGAGCTGCACCTGCCCCACCTGCAGTCCTTCCACTCCGTCGCCGCACCGGAGAACGCCGAGGGCCTCGATGCCGGGGAGCCCGCAGAATCCTCCGGACGCATCCCCGGCGAGCAGTTCGTCGCCGCCGGCTCCGATCTGGTCGTCGCCGTCTCCGAGGCGGAGGCCCGCACGGTCTCCGAGCGCTACGGCATCCCCGGCGAGCGGCTCAGCGTCGTACGCCCCGGCGTGGACGTGGACCGCTTCCGTCCCTGCACCGACATCGGCACCCGGCGGCATCGCCCGACGCTGCTGTTCACCGCTCGGTTGCAGCCGCTCAAGGCCCCCGACCTCGCGCTCGAGGTCCTCGCCCATCTGGACCCTGCGCTCGGTGCCCGTCTGGTGCTCGCCGGCGGGGTCTCGCAGGACTTCGTGGACTACCTCACCGAGCTCCGGGACCGGGCGGAGCAGCTCGGGGTCGCCGATCTCGTGGAGTTCGTCGGCTCGCTGGGCCGGGACGAGCTCGCCGAGGAGATGCGCTGCGCCGGTGTGCTGCTGCTGACCAGCTGGTCCGAGACCTTCGGGCTGGTCGCCCTCGAGGCGCAGGCCAGCGGCACCCCCGTCGTCGCCTGGCGCTGCGCCGGCGGTGTGCAGGAGGCCATCGACCCCGGCGAGGGCGTGGTGCTGACCAGCCGCGATCCTGACGTGTGGGCCGAGTCCGTGCAGTCGCTGCTCGAGGATGCCGACCGCTACGACGCCGCCGTCCGCTCCGCCCGGGAGTTCGCCGCCACCCGGACCTGGGAGGCCGCCGCGGAGTCCCTCGCCGCGCTCTACGCACGCCGGCTCGAGGCCCACGGGAGCACCGACGGAGCCACCGCATGA
- a CDS encoding FAD-dependent monooxygenase: MSRSLRIRVLGAGVAGLAASIALAADGHDVELIDEHFEVPSVGTALGMFRSAQQVLRRLEVLDAVREVSAAPRSGSLRGIDGRVIVTVPAGDTLLVARSDLVRILQEAVPGTVRTSSRRVDDVRPLREDADLLLGADGVHSLVRRSGWPGAVARSHGLTVLRGTADIEPPEVTETWGGGWLVGITPLAGTEGAGTNWFACVPEHRTSSVTEDLAHLRAVIGDRRGPIGALLEAVRPETTLVHGIHTAPPVLPVRQDVALLGDAAHAMAPHLGHGANTALEDADALAAALRDRGSVPAALRTYARRRAPVDQAWRLGSAAMMSLAMADERAGLRDRVLRGFARLSPL; this comes from the coding sequence ATGAGCCGGTCTCTGAGGATCCGCGTCCTCGGCGCGGGCGTGGCCGGTCTCGCGGCGTCGATCGCCCTCGCCGCCGATGGCCACGACGTCGAGCTGATCGACGAACACTTCGAGGTCCCGTCCGTGGGGACGGCTCTGGGGATGTTCCGCTCGGCCCAGCAGGTGCTACGCCGGCTCGAGGTGCTGGACGCAGTGCGGGAGGTCTCGGCCGCTCCGCGTTCCGGCTCCCTGCGCGGGATCGATGGACGCGTGATCGTCACCGTTCCGGCGGGGGACACGCTCCTCGTCGCGCGCTCCGATCTGGTGCGGATCCTCCAGGAGGCGGTGCCCGGCACGGTCCGGACCAGCAGTCGTCGGGTCGATGACGTGCGCCCGCTGCGCGAGGACGCTGACCTGCTCCTCGGCGCCGATGGCGTGCACTCCTTGGTGCGCCGCTCCGGGTGGCCCGGTGCCGTCGCCCGGAGTCACGGGCTGACCGTGCTGCGCGGGACCGCCGACATCGAACCGCCCGAGGTGACAGAGACCTGGGGAGGCGGCTGGCTGGTGGGCATCACCCCGCTGGCCGGCACCGAGGGGGCCGGCACCAACTGGTTCGCCTGCGTCCCAGAGCACCGCACCTCATCGGTGACGGAGGATCTGGCCCACCTGCGTGCGGTCATCGGCGATCGCCGGGGCCCGATCGGCGCCCTCCTGGAGGCAGTGCGCCCGGAGACCACCCTCGTCCACGGCATCCACACCGCTCCGCCGGTGCTTCCGGTTCGGCAGGACGTGGCACTGCTCGGGGACGCCGCCCACGCGATGGCCCCCCATCTCGGGCACGGGGCGAACACGGCGCTCGAGGACGCCGACGCGCTCGCGGCGGCGCTCCGGGATCGTGGAAGTGTTCCGGCCGCCCTGCGCACCTATGCCCGGCGTCGCGCGCCGGTGGATCAGGCCTGGCGGCTCGGCTCGGCCGCCATGATGTCGCTGGCGATGGCGGACGAGCGCGCCGGTCTGCGCGACCGGGTGCTCAGGGGGTTCGCGCGTCTCAGCCCGCTGTGA
- a CDS encoding PIG-L family deacetylase, translating to MSTDPWQLLDDAGKVLVVHAHPDDESLSTGALLASLTAAGAHVELVTATRGEEGEIVPGAIAEDEDRPLELIREAEIDAATARLGLAARHVLGTPPALAPGAAPRTYRDSGMQWIREGLAGPSASAGSDSFTHRPLEEATEDLIALLEHVRPDVVIGYDDEGTYGHPDHVRAHHVTAAACARAGTVMLEVSSAPEPAASAGFHRRDHPGTAEAVRAAVDSYRTQLTVLGTDAEGIRIRHVGGQDDLVALRTGLRVRA from the coding sequence ATGAGCACAGATCCCTGGCAGCTGCTCGACGACGCCGGAAAGGTGCTCGTCGTCCACGCCCATCCCGACGACGAGTCGCTCTCGACCGGTGCCCTGCTGGCCTCGCTCACCGCCGCCGGTGCCCATGTCGAGCTGGTGACCGCGACCCGCGGCGAGGAGGGCGAGATCGTCCCCGGGGCCATCGCCGAGGACGAGGATCGCCCGCTCGAACTGATCCGCGAGGCGGAGATCGACGCCGCCACTGCGCGCCTGGGCCTCGCCGCCCGCCACGTGCTCGGCACGCCGCCAGCCCTGGCCCCGGGCGCCGCGCCCCGCACCTACCGCGACTCCGGCATGCAGTGGATCCGCGAGGGCCTCGCCGGGCCCTCCGCGAGCGCCGGCTCCGACAGCTTCACCCACAGGCCGCTCGAGGAGGCGACCGAGGACCTGATCGCGCTGCTCGAGCACGTGCGTCCCGACGTCGTGATCGGCTACGACGACGAGGGCACCTACGGGCACCCCGATCACGTCCGTGCCCATCACGTGACCGCTGCGGCCTGCGCCCGCGCCGGCACCGTCATGCTCGAGGTCTCCAGCGCCCCCGAGCCCGCGGCCTCCGCCGGGTTCCACCGGCGCGACCATCCCGGCACGGCCGAGGCGGTCCGCGCGGCGGTGGACTCCTATCGCACGCAGCTCACCGTTCTCGGCACGGACGCCGAGGGGATCAGGATCCGGCACGTCGGCGGGCAGGACGACCTCGTGGCCCTGCGGACGGGACTGCGCGTCAGGGCGTGA
- a CDS encoding class I SAM-dependent methyltransferase: protein MDTAEKVDWAALNAHAAGRPARRLVGKAIAAAGGDRQPGVVLDLGAGAGADSLQFARRGWTVHAYDTDDTLAARLVENERMPGAVEFHHVDIAEVEQFPPAQIVYSTYTLGLLGPTALPETWAKLVAALPRGGVMAVDMFGTNDTWAGRADIATLPLHEIDEMFQGFQIIDRTVRDEDGRFLADKKHWHVITTLARKLR from the coding sequence ATGGATACGGCCGAGAAGGTGGATTGGGCGGCATTGAACGCCCATGCGGCGGGCCGCCCTGCCCGTCGCCTCGTGGGGAAGGCGATCGCGGCGGCCGGTGGTGACCGCCAACCGGGCGTCGTCCTCGATCTCGGCGCCGGCGCCGGTGCCGATTCCCTGCAGTTCGCGCGCCGCGGGTGGACGGTGCACGCCTATGACACCGACGACACCCTCGCCGCCCGGCTCGTCGAGAACGAGCGGATGCCCGGTGCGGTGGAGTTCCACCACGTCGACATCGCCGAGGTCGAACAGTTCCCTCCGGCGCAGATCGTGTACTCGACCTACACCCTGGGTCTGCTCGGGCCGACGGCTCTGCCCGAGACCTGGGCGAAGCTGGTCGCCGCACTGCCGCGCGGCGGGGTGATGGCGGTCGACATGTTCGGGACGAACGACACCTGGGCGGGCCGCGCGGACATCGCCACGCTGCCGCTCCACGAGATCGACGAGATGTTCCAGGGCTTCCAGATCATCGATCGCACGGTGCGGGACGAGGACGGCCGCTTCCTGGCGGACAAGAAGCACTGGCACGTCATCACGACCCTCGCGCGCAAACTGCGCTGA